aaatttaaaacaagaGATTTTCGGAATAAGAGGTTCCGCAGCATGTGTTTGAAACAAGAGATTTCCGAGCACTACAAATTGATTTTCTGAAACTTTTGCGCCATGCTGTTTCAATTGAATTTGTTCCAAAATTACACATGTCAtcaaatatatagaataattgcaaagagattttttttatgaatacCAGCTCTTAATTGTTGAGGATCAAATTCAGTTGCCAGAGAGACGTCCGCATTCTCGCAAAAGGGCGAAAGGATTCGTACCAGTGTATGGTAAGTCTCGCTCATTCGACGGTGAGGTGGAAACAATAGTTTTGATTCAACTAACTTCGGGACTTCCTCCATTAAAGAATCTTTATATCAAAACctttgaagaaatttcaaCCGAAGCACCTACCAGAAAAGGGTGCATGGCTTAAATATGATTCATGGATAACCATAGAATATGCTATTTAGAAATAAATCCACGTCCTTTGGGATTCTCCAAACTTACTTTTATGGTATGAACTTAAATCTTTACAACTTACACAGTTCAGCAGAAACAATATATTACAAACAATTTCTAGgtcaaactataaaaaaaatttcttgatgTCTTGTGCCAGAACGCTAAATTTCACTTTACTCATAACTATTACATGATATGTCATctgaaaacattttgaaaacaaagataaatacaaaaataactATAACTATCAACCAATTCCTATATCAAGCTTTGAAattcattttccttcaaaccttttgtaaataaaaatacaaatcatTGCAAAAGTTTCGGTCAAAACTTTGCTACACATGgtactttcaaaatcaaagccTTTCAAGcaaataaaacttcaaaactaaacttttcaagccaaaactttcaaatagTCGttcaacaaaaccaaaatattcaaataaatttgaaatgctTTCAAATACAAATCTTTCAATCGGTCTATACTTTCAATCAACCAATGCTTCAATACAAACAGACCTTTCAGTCATTCAATACTTTCAAAGACAGAGTAAGAAGGATGCATAGTTAAAATATCTTGATAACAACAGTCATTCAGTCAGTGATATTGATTAACAATCGACTAGAACAATAGTCAAATTACTTGATCGTGAGGCCAACGGCCATGTGAGTGCAACACATGCATCAATCTTCATTCTGAGCAATGTCAAACCACAAAAAAATGTCTTCTTACAAATAAGCTTCAATCAGACCATATATCATCATTTCCAAATTTGGCTACAACAAATAAgcatataattttgaaaaaataacgGAAACTTGGCATATCCGAATAGTCCCCATTGAATCAttcataaacatttgaaataaaacaagTAGTCTCAAATAGAGTAGCAGAACTCATCAGATCAAATCATACGAACTTCCAAAAGTTTTCAGGAgtacaaaaaccaaaacagaaaaattttcaattcaaaatcaGATAACACTTACGACTATTGTTTAAAGCAATCTCACATACTTTTAGTTGACAAAATCAACTATATATACAAAACACTTTCAGTTGAttcaaaaatcatataaaagcATAATTTCAAACATCCAAAACACACTTTCAACCAATTATTGTCACAGCAGTCAAAACATATCTTAGTCAAAAATTGATATTACGTGGAAGCCACTTACCTCGATCAACAATCCAATGATTCCCAATTCCAAAATCCACTCCTTGGACAAACATCAACTTTCAGAAAGCCTAAACAATAAACATGGAgtttaaatgttaaaacttGTTCAAAACCTTAATCGACAACGAgatatttttcaacaaaaacacTCTTATCCAAAATCCACCATAAACCTGAATTGATAAACTACAACCAGCAAACTTTCACAAGTCAAAGACTGATCTAATACACTTCAAACTATTTTAGAgtaagaatattattgatcTAGTACACTTCAAGCAATCCAAACTAGTCCGAAATGTGTTCAACCTTGCTGAAACTTAATGGAATAGTTAAGAATTTACCAAAACATCATTCAAACACTTAAATCCGATTCAAAATAAGAATTAAAGCAATAATCCTTACCGAATGTTACCGAAAAGGCTCTAATCCTTCTAGTTGATGTCCGAAAACGTGCGAACTACGTTATGGGTCCGCTAATTTGAAGCTCTCCTAAATTAGAAAAGCGCTGCTGCAAAACACCTAGTCGTCGAAAACGTGTTGCACAACTTGTTGTTCACGCTGGAGTCTCAAACGGAGAAGAAACGATGGTTCGAAAGCCTAGACGAAGCCGTTAGGAGTGGTGCTCACAATGCAAGTCAGTGATGCTGGATTGTCGGCGACTCGCCGGAGAGAAAGACCGAGAAAAGGCGGCAGTTTGAGGGGAAGAAAGACTTTCcccatatttaattttattttggaaaaatgactTAACGGAATGCTGATTGGATTAATCTGCACAAATAACCATACGAGGGTCCATGTCATTGGTAAAAATAGTCATATATGATAATGGTATGATATCAATAATTACTTCTCATatctttaatataaaaaaaaaatggtatcaacgattttttctaaatgctttaaagtataaattaaacatataattaacaggaaaaaaacactttttggCGTagaatatttacattttatttctgatattttaaattagccAATTTAGTCCCCCAAATTTTACACTGTcgttcaataaaaaaatgaaatcaatattGAGGTTTTTGGGTGTGATTGTTATATGTGTTCATGCATATTGGGTGTGGATGTTAAGTTGGGATTTGGTTTTAGGGTCATTGAATAATGGGGAGAGAGAATGTGTTTTAAGAGCCCTTTTTTCATGATCACCAACTTCTCAAGAAAAGTGGGTAATGCCCCCATTTAAATTCTCCTAATTTTGTGAGAGATttcattcaaacttttaacGTTCTAAACAATATCTTGTTTAAGCTCTCAAATATGTCAAAGATGAGTTGTGAGAGCTCAGTGATGCTCGATCGTGCACGTGCAAGGCGTGTTCCAACACCTGGGACAGCAACTATCCTTGCACTGGGCAAGGCATTTCCCAGCCAACTTGTTCCTCAAGAGTGCTTGGTTGAGGGTTACATTCGTGATACAAAATGCATAGATGCGACTATCAAGGAAAAATTGGAGCGTTTAtgtaaacaaataattcatttttttgtttgaagataCTGATAAACTATTTTGTAATTGCTTTCAAATGTCATTTAGCAGCAACATTAAGAGATTGAAGCTAAgctatctttattttcatttcaggCAAAACAACCACTGTGAGGACAAGATACACTGTCATGTGTAAAGAGATCTTAGATAAGTATCCTGAGCTTGTAACAGAGGGCTCACCCACCATTCGACAGAGGTTGGAAATTGCTAACTCTGCAGTTGTTGAGATGGCCACTGAAGCTAGCAAAGCCTGCATTAAGGAATGGGGTAGATCGGTTGAAGATATCACCCACATTGTCTACGTTTCTTCTAGTGAAATTCGCCTACCTGGTGGAGATCTTTACATTGCCAATCAACTTGGTTTGAAGAATGATGTCGGCCGAGTAATGCTATATTTTCTAGGTTGTTATGGTGGTGTTACTGGACTCAGGGTTGCTAAAGACATAGCAGAAAACAATCCAGGAAGTCGAGTTTTATTAACGACTTCCGAGACTACAATACTCGGATTTCGTCCTCCGAACAATGCACGCCCATACGATCTTGTTGGGGCTGCACTTTTTGGTGACGGAGCTGCGGCGGTGATCATTGGAGCAGACCCTGTGTTGGGGCAAGAATCTCCTTTCATGGAGCTGAACTGTGCCATCCAACAATTCTTGCCAGACACCCAAAACGTAATCAATGGCAAGCTTTCTGAGGAGGGTATAAGTTTCAAACTTGGTAGAGACCTTCCACAGAGAATAGATGACAACATAGAAGGTTTCTGCAGAAAGCTGATGGAAAAGAGAAATCTAGTGAATTTTAATGACTTGTTTTGGGCAGTTCACCCTGGTGGCCCTGCAATTCTCAATAAACTAGAGAACACTTTAAGGTTGAAAAGTGAGAAGCTTGAATGCAGCAGAAAGGCCTTAATGGACTATGGAAATGTTAGCAGCAACACCATATTTTATGTCATTGAGAATatgagagaaaatttgaagaggGAGGATGGGGAAGAATGGGGTTTGGCTTTGGCATTTGGACCAGGCATTACTTTTGAAGGCATTCTCATTCGTAGCCTCTGATTTCTCTAGCCCTGTCATATGTTTTGTGATATGGGGAACTTCCaggaaacaaaaatacttCTTAACTTTACTATAATTGAAAGCATGTTTAGGTTTTGGATtataaaatgttcattttgaatttgaaaactacATTGGATTGTTGAATGAAGAGCAAGTGAATGTGTTGTCAAAATCTATAGAAAAAATctaagatttattaaattagacaATTGAAGGTGTAATGACTAAGATTGAATAGCTTCAAATTATAGGAactaaaatggtattttaacgAGGGGGAGTTGGAAATGTTAGAGATTCCTCGGTTCAAAGCCTCACTGGTAAAATTTGGCTACAAAAGTATACTGAGTAATACAAGAGGGAGAGTTTAAAAGCAATAAtctataaagaagaaaaaaaatgggagAAGAATAAACAAGAGCAAATATATTGGCAGCCTAATCATGTAATAAATCTAGACCGCATTCTGTACAACATACAACCATTTAATCTAAAGCTTTAAactcataaaaataatacttaACGGTAACCTATTCAATGCAATGATATCTCAAATCAAATATCTATACTTATATTCCCAAAATTGTTCTTATCTGGTTTGGAGGATGCCTTGCAAGTGACTTGGGGTCTGGGTACCCGTTGTTCGGATCCATGATTGCGTCATATATAAGCTCGTAAGCTTCAGCCAGTGATCGAGCCACTTGAATACAGGCTTCCGATCGCAATTTAGGAACCTGTAATAGCTCAAACTCAGGAAGGGAACTCTCACTTCCCAAAGCAAGCCCAAAGAAAGCCTTCAAGCTCTCTGAAAGTGAAGCGGGAGATGTGTCTTGAATCTCGGCCAATCGTAGTCCATCTGCTGCATTGCCTGCTTCTGAGCTTTTATGGAAGTATGTCATCTTTTGAGATAAGTCACACCTTCGTAAGATTGCAGCCACTTCCTTTTCAACAAGCACGCTCAAATGACTATTTATCATTACTCCAAGTTTATTGACATACTCAGCTGCAACCTCATGGCTAGATAATGGTTGTTGGATGGCACATAAACAGTTGATCAGAAAAATCTTAGAAGGTGTTTCAGTGTCCTGCACTCAGGTGATAGAAAATCGatatttcttcaaattgaaaacagaaattataattatgcATGCCACTGAAAGGCATATAGAAAAGGTGGTCATGCAAACCTGAGCGGCTGGAGCAGGGCTGCTTTGGGACAATAGTGCATCTACTGATGATTTGCTATTCTGACTGGAACCAGAATTCGTCCTACCCCTTCTTGATATGTGGCTAGATCCCTTGGACTTGTGAATCTCTGCTGCTTGCTCACACATCTgcataattgaaataaaaaagatcaaGCATATTAAATCTCCGCAGCGCCACTGCTTTTCTATCTACAATCAGACAGTTTTAGCATTTAAGATGTCAAAtgttcaaatctaaacgaaaGGGATGGGATGATTTCTTGAAGCATTAATCCATGCAAATAAAAGAACggt
This is a stretch of genomic DNA from Cucumis sativus cultivar 9930 chromosome 4, Cucumber_9930_V3, whole genome shotgun sequence. It encodes these proteins:
- the LOC101203006 gene encoding type III polyketide synthase A — protein: MSKMSCESSVMLDRARARRVPTPGTATILALGKAFPSQLVPQECLVEGYIRDTKCIDATIKEKLERLCKTTTVRTRYTVMCKEILDKYPELVTEGSPTIRQRLEIANSAVVEMATEASKACIKEWGRSVEDITHIVYVSSSEIRLPGGDLYIANQLGLKNDVGRVMLYFLGCYGGVTGLRVAKDIAENNPGSRVLLTTSETTILGFRPPNNARPYDLVGAALFGDGAAAVIIGADPVLGQESPFMELNCAIQQFLPDTQNVINGKLSEEGISFKLGRDLPQRIDDNIEGFCRKLMEKRNLVNFNDLFWAVHPGGPAILNKLENTLRLKSEKLECSRKALMDYGNVSSNTIFYVIENMRENLKREDGEEWGLALAFGPGITFEGILIRSL